CTTTAGACGCTCCTTTTGCAGCAAAGATCACGCCAATGGCTGGGCCGACAAAACCACCTGCAAAAACAATCGTACAAGGGAGATGAGGAGTCGGCGCCTCGAAGCCTCATGCGAAAGCTCGGGCGCCGGGCGCCTAGCAAAAGAGCGGATTGCCCATGGACTCGGTTCTTGTCATCGTGAGAGCGTCGCGTTCAGAGCAGCTGCTCTCACGGATGACTTTTTTGCACGGGCGAGTCATAATTTCGTCCGTGTCTTCGGCGAAAGCCGGTAGCGACCTCGGCCGCTGTCGCGAGCAGGCCGTGGCGGATTGCCGCATGCGGCGGCCGCGCGCACGGTCGGCTCTGTCGGAGAAAGCATCCATGGCCGCGCAGATCCAACGGAAACAATATCCGGGATCGGGCCGCCGCGGCGCCTCGCCGAGGTCGCCAGCCCATTTACATCGTATCACGATCTGTTAGAAGCATCGTGTAACGATCTAGCTTCTTCTGGAACGCCTCCGCCGCGGCGGGGCTTTACCATGACGACCGAGCGACCGATCTCGCATGATCGGCGCAGGGCGGACGCCGCCCCGCGCTTGTTCCAGGGTCGCGCTCGCACAATGAGGAGCCGAAGCAATGAACGCGCTTGAACCCGAGCCCCCGCAAACCGCCCAGCCTCTCGTCGCGCTTCCGAAGACCGGCCTGGCCGGGCTCGTTCAGAACTGGCGCTCCGACCTCTTGTCCGGCTTCCTGGTCTTTCTGATCGCTCTGCCGTTGTGTCTCGGCATCGCCATGGCCTCGGGCTTTCCGCCACAGGCGGGCATCATCACCGCGATCATCGGTGGCCTCGTGGTGTCGCGGATCAACGGCTCCTTCGTGACGATCGCCGGCCCCGCGGCGGGGCTCATCGTCGTCATTCTCGCTTCCGTCCAGGAGCTCGGCAAGGGCGACGCGATGGCGGGCTATCGCTACACGCTCGCCGCCATCGTGTGCGCGAGCGTCATACAGACGCTGATGGGCGTCTTCAAAGCGGGCAAGCTCAGCGCCTTCTTCCCGTCGTCGGCGGTGCATGGAATGCTCGCGGCGATCGGCATCATCATCATGGCCAAGCAGATCCATGTGATGCTCGGCGTCAAGCCGCAGGCGGACAGCCTGTTCGGAACGATCGCAGCGATACCGAGCAGCCTCATCGATCCCAATCCGGAGATCGCCGTCGTCGGCGGGTTCGGCCTCGTGACGCTCATCATCTGGTCGGTGATCAAGAACCGCTACCTCAAGATGATCCCGGCGCCGCTGGTCGTCGTCCTGGTTGGAATGGCGCTCGGCAAATATTTCGACCTCGATCATCAGCACGTCTATCTGTTCCTGCCGCAGACGACCTTCCTGCCGCATCACGAGTTCACGATCGGTCCGAAGTTCCTGGTCTCCATTCCGGAGAATTTCCTCGCGGGCTTCGCCTTTCCGGACTTCTCGCTGATCCGTCATTCCGAGTTCTGGGTTCAGGTGGTGACGATCTGTCTCGTCGGCAGCCTCGAGAGCCTGCTGAGCGCCGCGGCGGTCGACAAGCTCGATCCCTTCAAGCGCAGTTCCGATCTCAACCGCGACCTCGCCGCGGTCGGCGTCGGCAATATCATCGCCGGCATGGTCGGCGGATTGCCGATGATCGCGGAGATCGTGCGCA
The sequence above is a segment of the Methylosinus trichosporium OB3b genome. Coding sequences within it:
- a CDS encoding SulP family inorganic anion transporter, which translates into the protein MNALEPEPPQTAQPLVALPKTGLAGLVQNWRSDLLSGFLVFLIALPLCLGIAMASGFPPQAGIITAIIGGLVVSRINGSFVTIAGPAAGLIVVILASVQELGKGDAMAGYRYTLAAIVCASVIQTLMGVFKAGKLSAFFPSSAVHGMLAAIGIIIMAKQIHVMLGVKPQADSLFGTIAAIPSSLIDPNPEIAVVGGFGLVTLIIWSVIKNRYLKMIPAPLVVVLVGMALGKYFDLDHQHVYLFLPQTTFLPHHEFTIGPKFLVSIPENFLAGFAFPDFSLIRHSEFWVQVVTICLVGSLESLLSAAAVDKLDPFKRSSDLNRDLAAVGVGNIIAGMVGGLPMIAEIVRSSANVSYGARTGWANFAHGAFLLIFVALFPRLIHEIPLASLAALLVFTGYRLASPNEFRKTLEIGYEQLVVFLITIVGVLATDLLIGVGIGIATEFLIHLWRGIRWREVFKIDIHIEEREPGVYHVQIGGAAYFVNFLLLKNDLSSIPEGKTVVIDMSDAATIDHTVMEYLHHYCDDYRRTGGRALLSGLDQHVPASNHPLAARKRMEPGR